A window of Microbacterium luteolum contains these coding sequences:
- a CDS encoding PAC2 family protein translates to MDVLGSRIVIAAFDGWNDAGEAASGAVEALRSSSDYELVHSVDPELYFDYQYTRPSTQMDAEGRRQLKWPEAGLWRPRDPGPGPEFWLLTGVEPARTWQAFASEFVDIALRDDITGLVTMGAMLADVPHTRPISIFASSQNEQVREAHGLERSLYEGPVGILSVFEHFAESAGIPTAGLWASVPHYVASATPSPKVTLALLDRLEELTGVDVDRSHLRTEAAAWEASIDAAASEDEDMAEYIRQLERTRDTWDSPEASGDAIAQAFERYLRRRGDAPGDHKR, encoded by the coding sequence ATGGATGTTCTCGGTTCACGCATCGTCATCGCCGCCTTCGACGGCTGGAACGACGCGGGCGAAGCAGCCAGTGGCGCCGTCGAGGCGCTGCGTTCGTCGTCGGATTACGAACTCGTGCATTCGGTCGACCCCGAACTGTACTTCGACTACCAGTACACGCGCCCCTCGACGCAGATGGATGCGGAGGGACGTCGCCAGCTCAAGTGGCCGGAAGCCGGCCTCTGGCGCCCTCGCGATCCCGGCCCTGGGCCCGAGTTCTGGCTGCTCACCGGCGTGGAGCCCGCACGCACGTGGCAGGCCTTCGCCTCGGAGTTCGTGGACATCGCCCTACGCGACGACATCACCGGACTCGTGACCATGGGCGCCATGCTGGCGGATGTCCCGCACACCCGCCCGATCTCGATCTTCGCCTCGAGCCAGAACGAGCAGGTGCGTGAGGCCCACGGCCTCGAGCGATCGCTCTACGAGGGGCCCGTCGGCATCCTCAGCGTCTTCGAGCACTTCGCGGAGAGCGCGGGCATCCCGACGGCGGGCCTGTGGGCGAGCGTGCCGCACTACGTCGCGTCCGCCACGCCCTCCCCCAAGGTCACTCTCGCGCTGCTCGACCGTCTCGAGGAACTCACCGGTGTGGACGTCGACCGCAGCCACCTGCGGACCGAAGCGGCCGCGTGGGAGGCGTCGATCGATGCTGCGGCGTCCGAGGACGAGGACATGGCGGAGTACATCCGCCAGCTCGAGCGCACCCGGGACACGTGGGACTCCCCCGAGGCGTCCGGAGATGCGATCGCGCAGGCGTTCGAGCGCTACCTGCGTCGTCGGGGCGACGCCCCCGGCGATCACAAGCGCTGA
- a CDS encoding undecaprenyl-diphosphate phosphatase, translating to MHLLEALILGIVQGLTEFLPISSSAHLRILGTFLPSGEDPGAAFTAITQIGTEAAVVVFFWRDIVRIVSQWFRSLAGRVPRNDPDARMGWLIIIGSIPIVVLGLLFQDQIETVFRSMWIVAIMLIVFGILLGIADHVGAKRRKLGDLTYPHGIAFGFAQALALIPGVSRSGGSITMGLFLGYERAAAARYAFLLAIPAVFGSGFYQVFKSWGEPSFFSFGDTLAATGIAFVVALGVIAFFMNFISKRSFLPFVIYRILLGTVLLILLGTGVIAA from the coding sequence ATGCACCTGCTCGAAGCCCTCATCCTCGGCATCGTCCAGGGACTCACCGAGTTCCTGCCCATCTCCTCCAGCGCCCACCTGCGCATCCTGGGCACCTTCCTGCCTTCCGGGGAGGATCCGGGCGCGGCATTCACCGCCATCACGCAGATCGGCACCGAGGCCGCGGTCGTGGTCTTCTTCTGGCGCGACATCGTGCGCATCGTCTCGCAGTGGTTCCGCTCGCTCGCCGGACGTGTTCCGCGCAACGACCCGGATGCGCGGATGGGCTGGCTGATCATCATCGGCAGCATCCCGATCGTGGTGCTCGGACTGCTCTTCCAAGATCAGATCGAGACCGTGTTCCGCTCCATGTGGATCGTCGCGATCATGCTCATCGTGTTCGGCATCCTGCTCGGCATCGCCGACCACGTCGGGGCCAAGCGCCGGAAGCTCGGCGATCTCACCTACCCGCACGGCATCGCGTTCGGCTTCGCTCAGGCTCTCGCCCTGATCCCCGGCGTCTCCCGCTCGGGCGGCTCGATCACCATGGGGTTGTTCCTCGGCTACGAGCGCGCCGCCGCGGCCCGGTACGCGTTCCTGCTCGCGATCCCCGCGGTCTTCGGCAGCGGCTTCTACCAGGTGTTCAAGAGCTGGGGAGAGCCCTCGTTCTTCTCGTTCGGCGACACGCTGGCCGCGACCGGCATCGCGTTCGTCGTGGCACTCGGAGTGATCGCGTTCTTCATGAACTTCATCTCGAAGCGCAGCTTCCTGCCGTTCGTGATCTACCGGATCCTGCTCGGCACGGTGCTGCTGATCCTGCTCGGCACGGGTGTCATCGCGGCCTGA
- a CDS encoding M20/M25/M40 family metallo-hydrolase produces the protein MTDPSLPEVVRIASDLIRFDTSNFGGGNAKGEREAAEYVGAYLEGLGLDVEYYEPIPRRTNVMARVPGRDSSKPALVVHGHLDVVPAMAEDWSVDPFAGLVQDGMLWGRGAVDMKNMNAMILTAVADILRAGEQPERDLVLAFFADEENGGVEGSALVVQNHPEWFEGATAAISEVGGYSITVDDRRAYLLQVGEKALIWIRLVAKGRAGHGSRLHDDNAVTKLAEAVAAIGRTRWPLRLTPTTEALLQGLSDLTGRSTDDPDALAAAAGPAEAFLRSSFRTTSNPTALTAGYKHNVIPERAEALIDVRVIPGTEDDVLAELQQIIGDDILIETVVRDIGMETPFEGELVEAMVASIGRHDPGVPVIPYLLGAGTDNKALAYLGITGYGFAPLKLPADLDFTGMFHGVDERVPVESLVFGQRVLADLLRTY, from the coding sequence ATGACCGATCCCTCCCTGCCCGAGGTCGTCCGCATCGCGAGCGACCTGATCCGGTTCGACACGTCGAACTTCGGCGGCGGCAACGCCAAGGGCGAGCGCGAGGCCGCGGAGTACGTCGGCGCCTACCTCGAGGGCCTCGGACTCGACGTCGAGTACTACGAGCCGATCCCACGCCGCACGAACGTCATGGCACGGGTTCCGGGCCGCGACAGCAGCAAGCCCGCCCTCGTCGTGCACGGCCACCTGGACGTCGTTCCGGCGATGGCGGAGGACTGGAGCGTCGACCCGTTCGCCGGTCTGGTGCAGGACGGGATGCTCTGGGGCCGCGGGGCCGTCGACATGAAGAACATGAACGCGATGATCCTGACGGCCGTCGCGGACATCCTGCGCGCGGGGGAGCAGCCCGAGCGCGACCTCGTCCTGGCGTTCTTCGCCGATGAGGAGAACGGCGGCGTGGAGGGATCCGCGCTGGTCGTGCAGAACCACCCGGAGTGGTTCGAGGGCGCAACGGCCGCCATCAGCGAGGTCGGGGGCTACTCGATCACCGTCGACGACCGGCGCGCGTACCTGCTGCAGGTCGGCGAGAAGGCCCTCATCTGGATCCGCCTGGTGGCCAAGGGCCGCGCGGGTCACGGCAGTCGTCTGCACGACGACAACGCGGTCACGAAGCTCGCCGAGGCTGTCGCCGCCATCGGACGTACGCGCTGGCCCCTCCGCCTGACGCCCACGACCGAGGCACTGCTCCAGGGGCTCAGCGACCTGACCGGCCGCAGCACAGACGATCCGGATGCTCTCGCCGCAGCCGCCGGGCCGGCCGAGGCCTTTCTGCGCTCGTCCTTCCGGACCACGTCCAACCCCACCGCGCTGACGGCGGGGTACAAGCACAACGTGATCCCGGAGCGCGCCGAGGCGCTGATCGACGTGCGCGTCATCCCGGGCACCGAAGACGACGTGCTCGCCGAACTCCAGCAGATCATCGGCGACGACATCCTGATCGAGACGGTCGTGCGCGACATCGGCATGGAGACGCCGTTCGAGGGAGAGCTCGTCGAGGCGATGGTCGCGAGCATCGGCCGCCATGACCCCGGTGTCCCCGTGATCCCGTACCTGCTCGGGGCCGGAACCGACAATAAGGCGCTGGCGTACCTCGGCATCACGGGTTACGGGTTCGCCCCGCTGAAGCTGCCGGCCGACCTCGACTTCACAGGCATGTTCCACGGCGTCGACGAGCGCGTGCCCGTAGAATCGCTTGTCTTCGGCCAGCGCGTGCTGGCCGATCTGCTGCGCACGTACTGA
- a CDS encoding VIT1/CCC1 transporter family protein, which yields MTAPAAAEPTPADHRRWARYLVEERAEGSVYQKLAARRTGEEQEILLRLADAERRHEQHWLDLLGGEPKRLPRAGIRSRLLGWMAGRFGSIFVLALAQSAEARSPYDAEQYATPAMRADEKIHYEVVRGLAARGRRRLSGSFRAAVFGANDGLVSNLALVLGIGATGVSSGFVLFSGIAGLLAGALSMGAGEFVSVRSQRELLAATEANEDAADAAGDLDIDENELALVYRARGMEQEEALLRAHRIVEAAKAGARRAATGPVRVPGSDHEIVGSDWTAAISSFLLFASGAIIPVLPWIFGLQGAAAVILALVLVGIALLSTGAMVGVLSGGPPLRRALRQLAIGFGAAAVTYALGLAFGVGVA from the coding sequence ATGACAGCGCCTGCCGCAGCAGAGCCGACACCCGCTGATCACCGCCGATGGGCGCGCTACCTCGTCGAGGAGCGCGCCGAGGGATCGGTGTACCAGAAACTCGCCGCCCGTCGCACGGGGGAGGAGCAGGAGATCCTGCTCCGGCTCGCCGATGCGGAGCGGCGGCATGAGCAGCACTGGCTCGACCTTCTCGGCGGAGAGCCGAAGCGCCTGCCGCGGGCCGGCATCCGCTCGCGCCTGCTGGGGTGGATGGCCGGCCGCTTCGGGTCGATCTTCGTGCTCGCGCTCGCGCAGAGCGCCGAGGCGCGATCGCCGTACGACGCCGAGCAGTATGCGACGCCCGCGATGCGCGCCGACGAGAAGATCCATTACGAGGTGGTCCGCGGTCTCGCGGCCCGTGGCAGGCGGCGGCTCTCCGGCTCGTTCCGTGCCGCGGTCTTCGGTGCCAACGACGGCCTGGTGAGCAATCTCGCCCTCGTGCTCGGCATCGGCGCGACCGGAGTGAGTTCCGGGTTCGTGCTCTTCAGCGGCATCGCCGGCCTGCTCGCCGGTGCCCTGTCGATGGGCGCGGGAGAATTCGTGTCGGTGAGGTCCCAACGAGAGCTGCTCGCCGCGACCGAGGCCAACGAGGATGCGGCCGACGCGGCGGGCGACCTCGACATCGACGAGAACGAGCTGGCCCTCGTCTACCGTGCCCGCGGCATGGAGCAGGAGGAGGCTCTGCTGCGCGCCCACCGCATCGTCGAGGCGGCCAAGGCCGGTGCTCGTCGCGCGGCGACCGGGCCCGTGCGCGTGCCCGGGAGCGACCACGAGATCGTCGGCAGCGACTGGACAGCGGCGATCTCGAGCTTCCTGCTGTTCGCCTCCGGCGCGATCATCCCCGTGCTGCCGTGGATCTTCGGCCTGCAGGGCGCCGCCGCCGTCATCCTCGCGCTGGTTCTGGTGGGCATCGCCCTGCTGAGCACGGGCGCGATGGTCGGCGTCCTCTCCGGCGGTCCGCCCCTGCGTCGTGCGCTGCGTCAGCTGGCGATCGGCTTCGGTGCGGCCGCCGTGACCTACGCGCTCGGGCTCGCGTTCGGCGTCGGCGTGGCCTGA
- a CDS encoding DEAD/DEAH box helicase translates to MLSPSFPQRAPWGTANKLRAWQQEALEQYFEADQRDFLVAATPGAGKTTFALTLAVEMMRMGEVNRIIVVAPTEHLKTQWADAAARVHIRLDPRFRNSDWAPARHYHGAVVTYAQVAAKSSVHRHLTEDAKTLVILDEVHHGGDALSWGDAIRDAYGPAKRRLLLSGTPFRSDTAPIPFVEYHPDESGARISRTDYNYGYGRALADGVVRPVLFHMYAGKMRWRTTSGDELETHLGQDNTKDVTSQAWRTALDPEGEWMPAVLSAADRRLTEIRHHVPDAGGLVLATDQTVARAYAKILHSITGQQPTVVLSDDATASERIEKFSAGDQRWMVAVRMVSEGVDVPRLAVGVYATSSSTPLFFAQAIGRFVRARRRGEAASVFLPQVPVLMGLAGEMDKERDHALDRQSKDDDGLEDSLLESANREDEASDALTQEFSYQALSSVAHFDRVVFEGQEFGQLAEPGTPEEEEFIGFPGLLEPEHVHELLMQRQTRQSRLREAREASAGPTETTTLPAPLHRTLKEQRQLLNSLVGLYARQKGEPHGAVHAELRRICGGPAVAQATVTQLQSRIDVLRKRVRS, encoded by the coding sequence ATGCTCTCTCCGTCCTTTCCTCAGCGCGCCCCGTGGGGAACGGCGAACAAGCTACGAGCGTGGCAGCAGGAGGCTCTGGAGCAGTACTTCGAGGCCGACCAGCGCGACTTCCTCGTGGCCGCGACACCGGGCGCAGGCAAGACGACATTCGCCCTGACGCTCGCGGTCGAGATGATGCGCATGGGCGAGGTCAATCGCATCATCGTGGTCGCCCCGACGGAGCACCTCAAGACCCAGTGGGCCGATGCGGCGGCGCGGGTCCACATCCGTCTCGATCCGCGCTTCCGGAACAGCGACTGGGCGCCGGCGAGGCACTATCACGGCGCCGTGGTCACCTACGCGCAGGTCGCGGCGAAGTCGTCGGTCCACCGTCATCTGACCGAGGACGCGAAGACGCTCGTGATCCTCGACGAGGTGCACCATGGCGGCGATGCGCTGAGCTGGGGCGACGCGATCCGCGACGCGTACGGGCCGGCCAAGCGACGACTGCTGCTGTCGGGGACCCCGTTCCGCAGCGACACCGCGCCGATCCCGTTCGTCGAGTACCACCCCGACGAATCCGGCGCGCGCATCTCGCGCACCGACTACAACTACGGCTACGGGCGCGCTCTCGCCGACGGCGTCGTGCGTCCCGTGCTGTTCCATATGTACGCCGGCAAGATGCGCTGGCGCACCACGTCAGGCGACGAGCTCGAGACGCACCTGGGGCAGGACAACACGAAGGACGTCACGTCGCAAGCCTGGCGCACGGCGCTCGACCCCGAGGGCGAGTGGATGCCCGCCGTGCTGTCGGCGGCCGATCGTCGCCTCACCGAGATCCGCCATCATGTGCCGGATGCCGGCGGCCTCGTGCTCGCGACGGATCAGACGGTGGCACGCGCCTACGCGAAGATCCTGCACAGCATTACCGGTCAACAGCCGACCGTCGTCCTCTCCGACGACGCGACCGCGTCGGAGCGGATCGAGAAGTTCAGCGCCGGCGACCAGCGCTGGATGGTCGCGGTGCGCATGGTGTCGGAAGGGGTCGACGTGCCGAGACTGGCCGTCGGTGTGTACGCCACGTCATCGTCGACGCCGCTCTTCTTCGCGCAGGCCATCGGTCGTTTCGTGCGAGCGCGCCGTCGTGGCGAGGCTGCGAGCGTCTTCCTCCCGCAGGTCCCCGTGCTCATGGGGCTCGCGGGCGAGATGGACAAGGAGCGCGACCACGCCCTCGACCGCCAGTCGAAGGACGACGACGGCCTCGAGGACTCCCTTCTCGAGAGCGCCAATCGTGAGGATGAGGCCTCGGACGCCCTCACGCAGGAGTTCAGCTACCAGGCGCTGTCTTCGGTCGCCCACTTCGACCGTGTGGTCTTCGAGGGTCAGGAGTTCGGCCAGCTCGCCGAGCCCGGCACCCCGGAGGAGGAGGAGTTCATCGGGTTCCCCGGCCTCCTCGAGCCCGAGCACGTGCATGAGCTGCTGATGCAGCGTCAGACCCGTCAGTCGCGCCTGCGCGAGGCGCGTGAGGCCTCTGCGGGGCCGACCGAGACGACGACCCTGCCCGCGCCCCTGCACCGCACGCTCAAGGAGCAGCGTCAGCTGCTGAACAGTCTCGTGGGCCTGTATGCGCGGCAGAAGGGCGAACCGCACGGCGCCGTGCATGCCGAGCTCCGTCGCATCTGCGGAGGACCCGCCGTCGCGCAGGCCACCGTGACGCAGCTGCAGTCCCGCATCGACGTGCTGCGCAAGCGCGTCCGCTCCTAG